Proteins from a single region of Polycladomyces zharkentensis:
- a CDS encoding potassium channel family protein, giving the protein MSKQFAVIGLGRFGGSVANTLSEMGYEVLAIDQDPQRVQDFSQVVTHAVEADSTDENALKALGIRNFDVVVVSIGEDIQASIMTTLILKELGVKKIVVKARNDLHGKVLYKIGADKVVYPERDMGVRVVHHLISPNILDYIELAEGYSIVEISAGDFFAGKTLQELDIRARYGCNVMAIKSRDGKINIAPAAGDVIHKGDVLVVIGSNDNLKQLEEHA; this is encoded by the coding sequence GTGAGTAAGCAGTTTGCCGTAATCGGATTGGGACGCTTCGGCGGCAGTGTGGCCAATACCTTGAGCGAAATGGGATATGAGGTGTTGGCGATCGATCAGGACCCCCAGCGGGTGCAGGATTTTTCCCAAGTCGTCACGCATGCGGTCGAGGCCGATTCCACCGATGAGAATGCACTGAAGGCATTGGGTATCCGCAACTTTGACGTGGTAGTGGTGTCCATCGGTGAAGATATTCAGGCCAGTATCATGACCACGTTGATTTTGAAAGAGCTGGGCGTAAAAAAGATCGTTGTCAAAGCCCGCAATGATCTGCATGGAAAGGTGTTGTACAAAATCGGCGCAGACAAGGTGGTTTATCCGGAACGCGATATGGGCGTCCGGGTGGTGCACCATTTGATTTCTCCCAACATCCTGGACTACATCGAATTGGCGGAGGGGTACAGCATCGTGGAAATCAGCGCCGGCGACTTTTTTGCCGGCAAAACGTTGCAGGAGTTGGACATTCGGGCCCGCTACGGTTGCAATGTGATGGCGATCAAATCGCGAGACGGCAAAATCAATATCGCTCCGGCGGCAGGGGATGTCATCCACAAAGGAGATGTGCTGGTGGTGATCGGTAGCAATGACAATCTGAAACAATTGGAGGAGCATGCATAA
- a CDS encoding Hsp20/alpha crystallin family protein: protein MPFEPLPFRRFSSFVWRDWRAMFREMEKWMDDFPGFGRVVSRITPTAHGMVIQTRIGVVEEDDVIDVRMEGPFLVIRINSHVVQDSDPVNQRRIDRQRMFTQSFRIPFPVDESRIRTTWRDRILTVFVPKRKPDSPSHKPSTRWPDRTS from the coding sequence ATGCCTTTTGAGCCTTTGCCGTTTCGCCGTTTCTCTTCGTTTGTCTGGCGCGATTGGAGAGCGATGTTTCGGGAGATGGAGAAATGGATGGACGATTTTCCGGGGTTTGGCCGCGTGGTGAGCCGGATCACTCCGACTGCTCACGGTATGGTGATCCAGACCCGGATTGGTGTGGTCGAAGAAGATGATGTGATCGATGTGCGGATGGAGGGACCGTTTTTGGTGATCCGCATCAATTCCCATGTCGTGCAGGATTCAGACCCGGTGAACCAGCGGCGAATTGACCGGCAACGCATGTTCACCCAAAGTTTTCGCATCCCGTTCCCTGTCGATGAATCGCGAATCCGGACCACGTGGCGGGATCGAATACTGACAGTGTTCGTTCCCAAACGGAAACCGGATAGCCCGTCCCACAAACCATCAACCCGGTGGCCCGACCGGACATCGTGA
- the thiD gene encoding bifunctional hydroxymethylpyrimidine kinase/phosphomethylpyrimidine kinase: MTIARALTIAGSDSGGGAGIQADLKTFQELHVFGMSAITAVTAQNTLGVTGIYELPPEAVARQIDAVATDLGVDAAKTGMIANIEIMEVIAEKVREHRIHRLVIDPVMIAKSGHALLKEDARDALKRLLIPLATVITPNLPEAEVLTGMSLSTMEQRKEAAKRLLDMGVHAVVIKGGHTDDEEAVDLFYDGREFRTLSAPRFHTRHTHGTGCTFSAAITAELAKGESLWEAVKTAKAFITEAIRHPLDLGQGHGPTNHWAYRQFK; encoded by the coding sequence ATGACCATCGCTCGGGCACTCACCATCGCCGGTTCGGACAGTGGCGGAGGCGCCGGCATCCAAGCAGACCTGAAAACATTTCAGGAATTGCACGTGTTTGGTATGAGCGCGATCACGGCGGTTACTGCGCAAAACACATTGGGCGTGACAGGCATTTACGAACTCCCCCCGGAAGCAGTCGCGCGCCAAATTGACGCCGTGGCCACGGATCTGGGAGTGGATGCGGCCAAAACCGGCATGATCGCCAATATTGAGATTATGGAAGTGATTGCGGAAAAAGTCAGAGAACATCGCATCCACCGATTGGTGATTGATCCGGTGATGATCGCCAAAAGTGGACATGCACTGTTGAAAGAGGACGCACGGGATGCGTTGAAACGCCTGTTGATTCCCCTGGCAACCGTGATCACACCCAATCTCCCGGAAGCGGAAGTGTTGACGGGCATGTCGCTTTCCACCATGGAACAACGCAAGGAGGCGGCCAAACGGTTGTTGGATATGGGGGTACATGCCGTCGTGATCAAGGGGGGGCACACCGACGACGAGGAAGCCGTCGATCTGTTTTATGACGGACGGGAATTCCGCACTCTGTCGGCGCCCCGTTTTCATACGCGCCACACCCACGGTACGGGTTGTACGTTTTCCGCGGCCATCACAGCCGAGTTGGCCAAAGGCGAATCATTGTGGGAGGCGGTGAAAACGGCCAAAGCCTTTATTACGGAGGCGATTCGCCACCCCCTTGACCTCGGGCAGGGACATGGTCCCACCAACCATTGGGCTTACCGGCAATTCAAATAG
- a CDS encoding M42 family metallopeptidase, which translates to MLAELTNAGGPPGHEGNVREVMRRWTTPVADEVTTDRLGGLIAWKRGTEDAPRVMVAGHLDEVGFMVTRVTDDGYLRFQPLGGWWSQVLPAQRVEVHTKQGIVIGVIGSKPPHLMPPEQRNKPVKTEDLFIDVGASSREEAESFGIRPGDPVIPHSPFTVLKNEKLWLAKAMDNRVGCAVAVEVLRRLRHAEHPNAVAAVGTVMEEVGRRGAFTASAAVKPDVAFAVDVGIAGDTPGVSKDEAASRLGEGPTVVLADGGHLAHRGLLALVQKTAEEKGIPLQPDTLPRGATDASHIHLHGRGVPALTLGIPARYIHSHASIIHRDDLENLIRLLVEVIRKLDRSTVNRLCHG; encoded by the coding sequence ATGTTGGCGGAGCTGACAAATGCGGGCGGTCCACCCGGACATGAGGGAAACGTTCGTGAAGTGATGCGGCGCTGGACCACACCCGTGGCCGATGAAGTGACGACCGACCGGCTGGGCGGTTTGATCGCCTGGAAAAGGGGAACGGAGGATGCACCGCGTGTCATGGTGGCGGGACATCTGGACGAGGTCGGCTTCATGGTGACGCGGGTAACGGACGACGGATATCTGCGGTTCCAGCCGTTGGGCGGTTGGTGGAGTCAGGTGTTGCCGGCCCAGCGTGTGGAGGTACATACGAAACAGGGAATCGTCATCGGTGTGATCGGTTCCAAGCCACCGCATCTGATGCCGCCGGAACAGCGAAACAAGCCGGTCAAAACGGAAGATCTGTTCATCGATGTGGGGGCTTCCAGTCGGGAAGAAGCGGAATCGTTCGGCATCCGGCCGGGAGATCCGGTGATCCCGCATTCTCCGTTTACGGTTTTGAAGAACGAAAAACTGTGGTTGGCCAAAGCGATGGACAACCGGGTCGGATGTGCGGTAGCTGTTGAGGTGTTGCGTCGGTTGCGGCATGCTGAACATCCGAATGCCGTGGCGGCTGTGGGTACAGTGATGGAGGAGGTAGGCCGGAGGGGAGCCTTTACAGCATCCGCCGCCGTCAAGCCGGATGTGGCGTTCGCCGTGGATGTCGGCATTGCGGGGGACACGCCGGGTGTCAGCAAGGACGAAGCCGCTTCCCGGTTGGGGGAGGGTCCGACCGTGGTGTTGGCCGACGGAGGACATCTCGCTCACCGCGGATTGTTGGCACTGGTGCAAAAGACGGCAGAGGAAAAGGGAATCCCGCTTCAGCCCGATACGCTCCCGCGGGGAGCCACGGATGCCAGTCATATTCACCTCCACGGCCGCGGGGTCCCGGCGTTGACCTTGGGTATTCCCGCCCGGTACATTCACAGCCATGCTTCCATTATCCACCGGGATGACTTGGAGAACCTGATCCGGCTGCTGGTCGAAGTGATCCGGAAATTGGACCGTTCGACGGTAAATCGCTTGTGTCATGGATAA
- a CDS encoding aldo/keto reductase: MKYRNLPGIDTPVSEVGFGVWSVATPWWGVKDDAFGKRLLRMAYEEYGITFFDTADVYGQGKGETLLAEALEGLRDKVVIATKFGYDIYAKRGDRHGGHSELPQRWDAASIRKSCEESLRRLKTDVIDIYQLHNARMEAIQSEEVLETLERLKEEGKIRTYGVALGPDIGWRDEGLATLEEERYDMAQIINNLLEQDPARELIKEAEKRNKALIARVPHASGLLDGTYDPDKHFDKHDHRSHRPIKWMQAGLDAVRQMKFLYEGTDRTIGQAAILYSLASPAIKSVLPNITSEENLREFAQAPEKTPLSEEEMKKIEELWEGGLKEQLKQPFSNSKNKPTPVAAR, translated from the coding sequence ATGAAATACCGCAATCTACCCGGCATTGACACACCGGTATCCGAAGTGGGCTTCGGCGTTTGGTCCGTCGCCACCCCTTGGTGGGGGGTCAAAGATGATGCGTTCGGCAAACGCTTGTTGCGCATGGCATACGAAGAGTACGGAATCACTTTCTTTGACACTGCCGACGTCTACGGTCAGGGCAAGGGGGAAACCCTCTTGGCCGAAGCGCTGGAAGGACTTCGCGACAAGGTGGTGATTGCCACCAAGTTCGGGTACGACATCTACGCGAAGCGGGGCGACCGACACGGCGGACACTCCGAATTGCCCCAGCGGTGGGATGCCGCCTCGATCCGCAAATCCTGCGAAGAGAGCCTGCGCCGGCTGAAAACCGATGTAATCGACATTTATCAATTGCACAACGCACGGATGGAAGCCATCCAAAGCGAGGAAGTGCTGGAGACGCTGGAACGGTTGAAGGAAGAAGGAAAGATTCGCACATACGGCGTCGCGCTGGGACCGGACATCGGTTGGCGGGATGAAGGACTGGCCACGCTGGAAGAGGAACGGTACGACATGGCCCAAATCATCAACAACCTGCTGGAGCAGGACCCCGCCCGCGAACTGATCAAGGAGGCGGAAAAACGAAACAAAGCCTTGATCGCCCGCGTTCCTCATGCGTCCGGCCTGTTGGACGGTACGTACGATCCGGACAAGCACTTCGACAAACACGACCATCGTTCGCACCGTCCGATCAAGTGGATGCAAGCCGGTCTGGATGCGGTGCGTCAGATGAAATTCCTGTACGAAGGTACTGACCGGACCATTGGACAAGCGGCGATCCTCTACTCGTTGGCCAGTCCGGCGATCAAGTCGGTATTGCCCAACATCACGAGCGAAGAGAACCTGCGCGAATTTGCACAAGCGCCGGAGAAAACACCGCTGTCCGAGGAAGAAATGAAGAAGATCGAAGAGCTGTGGGAAGGCGGCTTGAAGGAACAACTGAAACAACCCTTTTCCAACAGCAAAAACAAGCCGACACCCGTGGCGGCACGCTGA
- the sspI gene encoding small acid-soluble spore protein SspI has protein sequence MNIDIRGAVIHNIQEMNPQELKEMVVDSIQRREEKLLPGLGVVFEVIWKNSQPDEQEHMIQTLHSALPNETAIPPRP, from the coding sequence GTGAACATCGATATCCGTGGAGCCGTCATCCACAATATTCAAGAGATGAACCCGCAAGAATTGAAAGAGATGGTGGTTGACTCGATCCAGCGAAGAGAAGAAAAACTCTTGCCCGGACTGGGGGTCGTTTTTGAAGTGATTTGGAAAAACAGCCAACCGGATGAGCAAGAACACATGATTCAAACCTTGCACAGCGCCCTGCCCAATGAAACGGCCATTCCACCCCGGCCGTAA
- a CDS encoding aminoglycoside N(3)-acetyltransferase, with protein MSQQKNMLFGEVTLTRDSIAEDLRRLGLQPGATVIVHSSLRSLGFVCGGPVALVQALMDVVREEGTIVMPTFTGDVSDPATWENPPVPQAWWPIIRETMPAFDPRITPAWGMGKTVEVFRTWPGVLRSAHPAFSFAAWGKEAEAITRSHSLDYGLGESSPLARIYERDGQVLLLGVGFDNNTSFHLAEYRVRGAKTTIAGAPVWKEGGRKWVTYQEIQHETERFLELGEAFERETGCVIKGRVGLSEAKLFSQRAAVDFAKEWLERQRQKETY; from the coding sequence ATGAGTCAACAGAAGAACATGTTGTTTGGGGAAGTCACCCTGACGCGCGACAGTATCGCTGAGGATCTCCGTCGCCTCGGTTTGCAACCGGGAGCGACCGTCATCGTACACAGTTCGCTTCGGTCGTTGGGATTCGTCTGTGGCGGACCGGTGGCACTGGTGCAGGCATTGATGGATGTGGTGAGGGAAGAGGGAACCATCGTCATGCCCACATTCACCGGTGATGTTTCCGATCCTGCGACGTGGGAGAATCCGCCCGTGCCGCAGGCGTGGTGGCCGATCATCCGTGAAACGATGCCCGCTTTTGATCCGCGCATCACTCCTGCTTGGGGAATGGGAAAAACGGTGGAAGTCTTTCGCACTTGGCCCGGCGTGCTGCGCAGTGCGCATCCCGCATTTTCGTTTGCGGCATGGGGGAAGGAAGCGGAGGCAATCACCCGGTCGCATTCACTCGATTACGGTTTGGGTGAATCATCCCCGTTGGCACGGATTTATGAGCGGGATGGTCAGGTTTTGTTACTGGGGGTCGGTTTTGATAACAACACCTCGTTTCATCTGGCCGAATACCGCGTGAGAGGGGCAAAAACGACGATCGCCGGCGCCCCCGTTTGGAAAGAGGGTGGGCGCAAATGGGTCACCTATCAAGAGATTCAACACGAAACGGAGCGGTTCCTCGAATTGGGCGAAGCATTTGAGCGGGAGACGGGATGCGTCATCAAAGGCAGGGTGGGGTTGTCGGAGGCAAAACTGTTTTCACAGCGTGCGGCGGTCGACTTTGCCAAGGAGTGGTTGGAACGACAGCGGCAGAAAGAAACATATTGA
- the ilvN gene encoding acetolactate synthase small subunit — translation MRHIISILVNNQPRVLARVASLFGRRNFNIESISVGESEEPGLSRIVIVTHGDARTMEQVSKHLHKLIDVIKVQDLSIQQSVARELLLVKVGATASNRAEIQGIIEPFRASVVDVGINSLMIQATGDREKLDALIELLRPYGIKELARTGITALPRSMQIQPKAQMHA, via the coding sequence ATGAGACACATCATTTCGATTCTGGTCAACAACCAGCCGCGCGTGCTGGCACGGGTGGCCAGCCTGTTCGGCAGACGCAATTTCAATATCGAGAGCATCAGTGTCGGTGAGTCCGAAGAACCCGGTCTGTCGCGGATCGTGATCGTGACTCACGGAGATGCCCGGACGATGGAACAGGTTTCCAAGCATTTGCACAAATTGATCGATGTGATCAAGGTGCAGGATTTGAGCATCCAACAGTCGGTGGCCCGGGAGCTGCTGCTGGTGAAGGTGGGGGCCACTGCCTCCAATCGGGCGGAGATCCAGGGGATCATTGAACCGTTCCGGGCGTCGGTCGTCGATGTCGGCATCAACAGCTTGATGATCCAGGCAACCGGTGACCGCGAAAAACTGGATGCGCTCATCGAACTGCTGCGTCCGTACGGCATCAAGGAACTGGCACGGACAGGGATTACCGCCCTGCCGCGCAGCATGCAGATTCAACCCAAAGCGCAAATGCATGCGTAA
- the ilvC gene encoding ketol-acid reductoisomerase — protein MVKMYYEQDAQLDALKGKTVAVIGYGSQGHAQAQNLRDSGVHVIIGLRPGRSWEQAEQDGFEVFEVDEAVRRADVVQLLLPDEVQAKVYQEQVAPHLKSGSALFFSHGFNIHFGQIRPASDVDVVLIAPKGPGHLVRRVYVEGFGVPALIAVHQDASGQAKELGLAYAKGIGATRAGVIETTFKEETETDLFGEQAVLCGGVSELVKAGFETLVEAGYQPEIAYFECLHELKLIVDLMYEGGLANMRYSVSDTAEYGDYSSGKRVVGEASRQAMKEVLKEIQDGTFARNWIDENRQGRPNFQRLREEERNHQLERVGAELRRMMAWLDDKKKEPVQS, from the coding sequence ATGGTGAAAATGTACTATGAACAAGATGCACAACTGGACGCATTGAAAGGGAAAACCGTCGCAGTGATCGGGTATGGCAGCCAAGGTCACGCCCAAGCGCAAAACCTTAGGGACAGCGGCGTTCACGTCATTATCGGCCTTCGTCCGGGGCGCTCTTGGGAACAGGCGGAACAAGACGGGTTTGAAGTGTTTGAGGTGGACGAGGCCGTTCGCCGCGCGGACGTCGTGCAACTTCTGCTGCCGGATGAAGTGCAGGCCAAGGTGTATCAGGAACAGGTAGCCCCTCATTTGAAATCGGGATCGGCCCTGTTCTTCTCCCACGGGTTCAACATTCATTTCGGTCAGATCCGGCCGGCAAGCGACGTGGACGTGGTGCTGATCGCGCCAAAGGGACCGGGTCACCTGGTACGTCGCGTCTACGTAGAAGGTTTCGGTGTTCCGGCATTGATCGCGGTACATCAGGACGCCAGCGGTCAGGCCAAGGAGCTGGGATTGGCTTATGCCAAAGGCATCGGTGCCACCCGGGCCGGCGTGATCGAAACCACCTTCAAAGAGGAGACGGAAACGGACTTGTTCGGCGAGCAAGCCGTGTTGTGCGGTGGTGTGAGCGAGCTGGTCAAAGCCGGGTTCGAAACGCTGGTGGAAGCGGGTTATCAGCCGGAAATCGCCTATTTTGAGTGTTTGCACGAATTGAAATTGATCGTCGACCTGATGTATGAGGGCGGTTTGGCCAACATGCGGTATTCGGTCAGCGACACGGCTGAGTACGGTGACTATTCCAGCGGCAAACGCGTCGTGGGAGAAGCTTCGCGTCAAGCGATGAAAGAAGTGTTGAAGGAAATTCAGGACGGCACCTTCGCCCGCAACTGGATCGACGAAAACCGGCAAGGGCGCCCCAACTTCCAACGTTTGCGGGAAGAGGAGAGAAACCATCAACTGGAACGGGTGGGAGCGGAATTGCGCCGTATGATGGCCTGGCTGGACGATAAGAAAAAAGAACCGGTACAGTCTTGA
- a CDS encoding 2-isopropylmalate synthase: protein MRTVQIFDTTLRDGEQSPGVNLSTEEKVEIALQLERLGVNVIEAGFAASSPGDHAAVREVARVVTDASVASLSRAVQRDIDAAWEALKEAKQPAIHIFLATSPIHRKYKLRKTKEQVLEQAAEAVRYAKRFFPVVEFSPEDAGRTELDFLCEVADVVIRAGADVLNIPDTVGYLTPDEYANIFVQLRERVPAVERVKLSAHCHDDLGLAVANSLAAVRAGVDQVEGAINGIGERAGNAALEEVVMALYTRQSYYQVTTTIRPAEIARTSRLVSKLTGMPVPANKAIVGANAFAHESGIHQDGMLKHQETYEIIRPETVGFSQTKLVLGKHSGRHAFRERLEALGYSLSDERINALFVRFKELADRKKTLTDEDLVALAEEKQGEVAEIFELESIQLSYGNHALPTASLRLRNRQTGDQVEEAACGNGSIDAIFKAIDRATGEEVELLDYKVASNTQGTDALGEGYVQLRQGEMTVQGRGVSTDVLEASARAYIDAINRLLTRKQAKKDAALNAVLG from the coding sequence ATGCGAACGGTTCAGATCTTTGACACCACTTTGAGGGACGGCGAACAATCGCCCGGCGTCAATCTGAGCACGGAGGAAAAGGTAGAAATCGCTCTGCAGCTGGAACGGTTGGGTGTAAATGTGATCGAGGCGGGGTTCGCCGCCTCTTCCCCCGGCGATCATGCGGCTGTCCGCGAGGTGGCGCGGGTGGTGACCGATGCTTCCGTGGCCAGTCTGTCGCGGGCGGTACAGCGGGATATCGACGCGGCGTGGGAGGCGTTGAAAGAAGCGAAGCAGCCCGCCATTCACATCTTTCTCGCCACCTCGCCCATTCACCGTAAATACAAGCTGAGAAAAACGAAAGAGCAAGTGTTGGAGCAGGCGGCAGAGGCGGTGCGGTATGCCAAACGGTTTTTTCCCGTCGTGGAGTTTTCTCCGGAAGACGCGGGGCGCACGGAGCTCGACTTTCTCTGCGAGGTGGCGGACGTCGTCATCCGGGCCGGTGCCGACGTGCTCAACATCCCGGATACGGTGGGATACCTGACACCGGATGAATACGCCAACATCTTTGTGCAACTGCGAGAGCGGGTACCGGCTGTGGAGCGGGTGAAACTGAGCGCACACTGTCACGATGACCTCGGATTGGCTGTGGCCAACAGTTTGGCCGCTGTCCGGGCCGGAGTGGATCAAGTGGAGGGAGCCATCAACGGGATCGGAGAACGCGCAGGCAACGCGGCATTGGAAGAAGTCGTGATGGCATTGTATACGCGTCAATCCTATTATCAAGTTACGACTACGATTCGACCGGCTGAAATTGCACGGACCAGCCGGTTGGTCAGCAAACTGACGGGGATGCCTGTGCCTGCCAACAAGGCAATCGTCGGTGCCAACGCCTTTGCTCACGAATCGGGCATTCATCAGGATGGCATGTTGAAACACCAGGAAACATACGAGATCATCCGGCCGGAGACTGTCGGATTTTCTCAGACCAAGCTGGTCCTGGGCAAACACTCGGGGCGGCACGCATTTCGTGAACGGTTGGAGGCTTTGGGTTATTCGTTATCCGATGAACGGATCAATGCCCTGTTTGTCCGTTTCAAGGAATTGGCGGACCGTAAAAAGACACTTACCGATGAGGACTTGGTCGCGCTGGCGGAGGAAAAGCAAGGCGAGGTTGCGGAGATTTTCGAACTGGAATCGATCCAGCTCTCCTATGGCAACCATGCATTGCCGACGGCATCGCTTCGTTTGCGAAACCGTCAAACAGGAGACCAAGTGGAAGAAGCGGCATGCGGCAACGGCTCGATCGATGCGATCTTCAAAGCGATCGATCGGGCGACGGGCGAAGAAGTGGAATTGCTCGACTACAAAGTGGCTTCAAACACACAGGGTACGGATGCACTGGGTGAAGGGTACGTCCAACTGCGTCAAGGTGAGATGACCGTGCAGGGTCGGGGGGTAAGTACCGACGTACTGGAAGCGAGCGCACGGGCGTATATCGATGCAATCAACCGTCTGCTGACGCGGAAGCAGGCGAAAAAGGATGCTGCGCTGAATGCGGTGTTGGGATGA
- the thiE gene encoding thiamine phosphate synthase: MSFTSSQLRLYFIMGSQDCPDQDPIDVLEQAIAGGITMFQFREKNSDLTLSETVALGRHLREICRQHNIPFIVNDRADLALILDADGVHVGQEDLPAREVRRLIGPDKILGVSAENVAEARQAIEDGADYIGVGPMFLTSSKADAGFPIYPEALQAIREQLEEPFPIVGIGGITASNAHKVMAAGADGVAVISAIAKAENPRRAAEALAQAVGSTKM, encoded by the coding sequence ATGTCCTTCACTTCATCCCAATTGCGCCTGTACTTTATCATGGGCAGTCAGGACTGCCCCGACCAAGACCCGATCGACGTGCTCGAACAAGCGATCGCAGGCGGTATCACGATGTTCCAGTTTCGCGAAAAAAATTCCGACCTTACGCTGAGCGAAACCGTCGCTTTGGGACGTCACCTGCGTGAGATTTGCCGCCAACACAACATCCCGTTCATTGTGAACGACCGGGCCGATTTGGCGCTCATCCTGGATGCCGACGGTGTACACGTGGGACAGGAAGATTTGCCCGCCCGGGAAGTTCGTCGCCTGATCGGACCCGACAAAATCCTCGGGGTGTCGGCTGAAAATGTCGCGGAAGCGCGGCAAGCCATCGAGGACGGAGCGGACTACATCGGGGTGGGACCCATGTTTTTGACGTCTTCCAAAGCGGATGCCGGGTTTCCCATCTATCCGGAGGCGCTTCAGGCGATTCGCGAGCAATTGGAGGAACCTTTCCCCATCGTGGGCATCGGGGGAATCACCGCATCCAATGCGCATAAAGTAATGGCTGCCGGTGCGGACGGCGTCGCCGTGATCTCCGCCATCGCCAAAGCGGAAAACCCCAGGCGGGCAGCCGAAGCATTGGCGCAGGCGGTCGGCTCCACAAAAATGTAA
- the leuB gene encoding 3-isopropylmalate dehydrogenase: protein MGTVKKIAVLPGDGIGPEIMEEALKVLRKVEDQFGHSFQFTFGMAGGGAVDRVGNPLPEETLSLCQQSDAVLLAAVGGPKWDNNPPELRPEQALLGLRKSLNLYANLRPAVLFEGLENASTLKPEVVKGVDLLVVRELTGGIYFGEKKRERLEDGEQATDTLVYHEREVERIVRRAFEIARGRRKKLTSVDKANILESSRLWRSVVDRVARDYPDVQVEHVLVDNCAMQLIRRPADFDVIVTENMFGDILSDETAMLTGSIGLLPSASLGEGTTGLYEPVHGSAPDIAGQSVANPAAMILSAAMMLRHSFGYEEAATAVEQAVRKVLADGHRTADLAGPGALAVSTEEFGDLVVEAMNAYEPDPKVPMEAVM, encoded by the coding sequence ATGGGAACGGTGAAAAAAATCGCAGTGCTTCCCGGTGACGGAATCGGTCCGGAAATCATGGAGGAAGCGCTGAAAGTATTGCGAAAGGTGGAAGACCAATTCGGTCATTCGTTTCAGTTTACCTTCGGGATGGCGGGAGGAGGGGCGGTTGACCGCGTCGGCAACCCGCTTCCCGAAGAGACGCTTTCGCTCTGTCAACAGTCGGATGCCGTGTTGCTGGCGGCGGTCGGCGGTCCCAAATGGGACAACAACCCGCCGGAGTTGCGCCCTGAGCAGGCATTGCTGGGATTGCGCAAGTCGCTGAACTTGTATGCCAACCTGCGGCCGGCCGTTCTGTTTGAGGGATTGGAGAATGCCTCCACCCTCAAGCCGGAAGTGGTGAAGGGTGTCGATCTGCTCGTGGTGCGCGAGTTGACCGGCGGCATCTACTTCGGTGAAAAGAAACGGGAGCGGTTGGAAGACGGCGAACAGGCAACGGATACGCTGGTGTACCACGAGCGCGAAGTGGAGCGGATCGTGCGGCGGGCTTTTGAGATTGCGCGCGGTCGCCGGAAAAAGCTGACCTCCGTAGACAAGGCCAATATTTTGGAAAGCTCCCGCCTGTGGCGGTCGGTGGTGGACCGCGTGGCACGAGATTATCCGGATGTGCAGGTGGAGCATGTGTTGGTGGACAACTGCGCCATGCAGTTGATCCGCCGTCCGGCCGACTTCGACGTGATCGTCACCGAGAACATGTTCGGCGATATTTTGAGTGATGAAACCGCCATGCTGACGGGTTCCATCGGATTGTTGCCGTCGGCCAGCCTGGGTGAGGGCACGACGGGACTGTACGAACCCGTTCACGGTTCCGCGCCGGACATCGCCGGTCAAAGTGTGGCCAATCCGGCTGCCATGATCCTGTCAGCGGCGATGATGCTGCGCCATTCTTTCGGATACGAGGAAGCGGCGACAGCAGTGGAGCAGGCGGTACGCAAGGTGCTGGCCGACGGGCATCGTACCGCCGACCTCGCCGGACCGGGTGCGTTGGCGGTCAGCACGGAAGAATTCGGCGATCTCGTCGTGGAAGCGATGAACGCCTATGAACCGGACCCGAAAGTGCCGATGGAAGCCGTCATGTAA